One segment of Chionomys nivalis chromosome 1, mChiNiv1.1, whole genome shotgun sequence DNA contains the following:
- the Atp6v1e2 gene encoding V-type proton ATPase subunit E 2, with protein sequence MALSDTDVQKQIKHMMAFIEQEANEKAEEIDAKAEEEFNIEKGRLVQTQRLKIMDYYEKKEKQIEQQKKIQLSTMRNQARITVLRARDNLILELLKDAKMRLSTIVLDPDIYQELLDKLVLQAFLRLLEPAMIVRCRPQDLHLVEAAVQRALPQYVILCQKRSDVQVDHEAYLSPNAAGGVEVYSSDQKIKVSNTLESRLTLAALEKMPEIRRALFGRNANRKFFT encoded by the coding sequence ATGGCCCTGAGTGACACCGACGTGCAGAAGCAGATCAAGCACATGATGGCTTTTATTGAACAAGAAGCCAACGAAAAGGCAGAGGAGATCGACGCCAAGGCGGAGGAGGAGTTTAACATTGAGAAAGGCCGCCTCGTGCAAACCCAGCGACTAAAGATCATGGATTATTatgagaagaaggagaagcagatagaacagcagaaaaaaatccaGCTGTCCACCATGAGAAATCAGGCGCGGATCACAGTCCTGAGAGCCCGAGACAACCTCATCTTGGAACTGCTCAAGGATGCGAAGATGAGACTCAGTACAATCGTGTTGGATCCGGATATCTATCAGGAGCTGCTGGACAAGCTCGTGCTCCAAGCTTTTCTCCGGCTCCTGGAGCCTGCGATGATCGTCCGCTGCAGGCCACAGGACCTCCACCTGGTGGAGGCTGCCGTGCAAAGAGCCCTTCCTCAGTACGTGATCCTCTGCCAAAAGCGTTCAGACGTCCAGGTTGATCACGAGGCATACTTGTCTCCAAATGCCGCTGGAGGGGTGGAGGTCTATAGCAGCGATCAGAAAATAAAGGTTTCTAATACCCTGGAAAGTCGGCTAACTCTTGCGGCCCTGGAAAAAATGCCAGAGATACGAAGGGCTTTGTTTGGACGTAATGCCAATAGAAAGTTCTTTACATAA